One genomic window of Azospirillum sp. TSH100 includes the following:
- the flhB gene encoding flagellar biosynthesis protein FlhB, with translation MSEDADESSKTEDPTSKKLDEAHKQGQFAMTREAANWLMVAAMLVVLVSILPGTMKGLVFRLNYYFENLDRLTFDRAGVGALLFRVMSDVMWALWLPILLFVVAGVLSTIGQTGFHVSWELISPKFSKLNPLPGLMNMFKANQGVELLKSIVKLAVVGGVAYMALVPMFGGIEAYIGIDIVAMLLQMDGLAHRLLVWVLVVLTFIAAGDFLWQKQQFDKKMKMTKQEVKDEHKQQEGDPVVKGRIRQIRFERARKRMMAAVPNADVVVTNPTHFAVALKYDPSQMGAPMVLAKGVDQVAFKIREIAESNNVPVIENPPLARALYAACDIDEEVPSEHYRAVAEVITYVFKLKGRSLRN, from the coding sequence GTGTCGGAAGATGCGGACGAATCCTCCAAAACAGAGGACCCGACATCCAAGAAGCTCGACGAGGCCCACAAGCAGGGCCAGTTCGCGATGACCCGCGAGGCCGCGAACTGGTTGATGGTCGCGGCGATGCTGGTGGTTCTGGTCTCCATCCTGCCCGGCACGATGAAGGGGTTGGTTTTCCGCCTGAACTACTATTTCGAGAATCTCGACCGCCTCACCTTCGACCGGGCCGGGGTCGGTGCCCTGCTGTTCCGGGTGATGAGCGACGTCATGTGGGCGCTGTGGCTGCCCATCCTGCTGTTCGTGGTGGCCGGCGTGCTGTCGACCATCGGGCAGACGGGATTCCACGTCTCCTGGGAACTGATCTCGCCCAAGTTCAGCAAGCTGAACCCGCTGCCGGGCCTGATGAACATGTTCAAGGCCAACCAGGGCGTGGAACTGCTGAAGAGCATCGTCAAGCTGGCGGTGGTCGGTGGCGTGGCCTATATGGCGCTGGTGCCGATGTTCGGCGGGATCGAGGCCTATATCGGCATCGACATCGTCGCCATGCTGTTGCAGATGGACGGGCTGGCCCACCGGCTGCTGGTCTGGGTTCTGGTTGTCCTCACCTTCATCGCTGCCGGCGACTTCCTCTGGCAGAAGCAGCAGTTCGACAAGAAGATGAAGATGACCAAGCAGGAGGTGAAGGACGAGCACAAGCAGCAGGAAGGCGACCCGGTGGTCAAGGGCCGCATCCGCCAGATCCGGTTCGAGCGCGCGCGCAAGCGCATGATGGCTGCGGTGCCGAACGCAGACGTGGTGGTCACCAACCCGACCCACTTCGCCGTCGCGCTGAAATACGATCCCAGCCAGATGGGAGCGCCGATGGTGCTGGCGAAGGGCGTCGATCAGGTGGCCTTCAAGATCCGCGAGATCGCCGAATCGAACAATGTACCGGTCATAGAAAATCCGCCCCTTGCCCGTGCGCTCTATGCCGCTTGCGATATCGACGAGGAAGTTCCATCCGAGCATTATCGGGCGGTCGCCGAAGTCATCACCTATGTCTTCAAGCTGAAAGGGCGGTCGCTGCGCAACTGA
- a CDS encoding ATP-binding protein encodes MDDTTSLSDTARNAVNRRASSGGVSMLVQYALAPAGLLVLAAGLLVDRDSVVWLGAALVAAGVVLLIARSVSVVRRSARIGALLGGALEGMPAGQLVCDGADEVVFVNAAFRELAGWRRGERPLDALARQFSGDPDSAREFRRLRERVRAGAAASAELAIPALDHNPPEWRKVQGQPVAGFPGSVHWRIEDITARRELEHVMLREQAKLADFMEHAPVGFFSVDQSGQFLFVNATLAQWLDAAPGDLTDGEARLHGILAAPPLSAAPYDLFDHGGGEQRGELTMVGLRGRRFQVAVAQSVVHADDGTIHTRSVVRDLSPEREWQEALRLSEQRFQRFFEDAPIGIALVDETGQLTECNEAFLTLIGSEAGSVINRPMADLIVPAERDAVIARLKSVQGGDDPAHPLEVRLSGGRELTAQLYARRLANPVRTDGRGDGTRGEGVGLILHFIDMTERKSLEAQFAQSQKMQAVGQLAGGVAHDFNNLLTAMIGFCDLLLLRHKPGDQSFSDIMQIKQNANRAANLVRQLLAFSRQQTLQPRVINVTDVLAELANLLRRLIGENIELKMIHGRDLGLVKVDQNQLEQVIINLVVNARDAMAGGGKLTINTTNHVVSQPERREHETVPSGSYVSIEVIDTGCGIARENLQRIFEPFYTTKEVGSGTGLGLSTVYGIVRQTGGFVLVDSAVGEGTTFTILLPHHQGELRPVDTAEPRERRGSDLTGSGTILLVEDEDAVRVFSARALRNKGYQVLEAKNGEAALQQIETNGASIDLLITDVVMPQMDGPTLARHVRKLRPEMRVIFISGYAEDRLGEIDGVEVAHFLPKPFSLKQLASKVKEVIRDGR; translated from the coding sequence GTGGACGACACAACTTCCCTTTCCGATACCGCGCGCAATGCAGTGAACCGCCGGGCTTCGTCCGGTGGGGTGTCGATGCTGGTCCAATATGCGCTGGCGCCCGCCGGGCTTCTGGTGCTGGCCGCCGGATTGCTGGTGGACCGTGACTCGGTCGTCTGGCTGGGGGCGGCGCTCGTGGCCGCGGGCGTGGTCTTGCTGATCGCCCGCAGTGTTTCGGTGGTGCGGCGGTCGGCGCGCATCGGTGCTCTTCTCGGTGGGGCGCTGGAAGGGATGCCGGCCGGCCAACTGGTCTGCGATGGGGCCGACGAGGTGGTGTTCGTCAATGCGGCCTTCCGCGAGCTGGCGGGGTGGCGCCGTGGCGAACGGCCGCTCGATGCACTGGCCCGTCAGTTTTCCGGCGACCCCGACAGCGCGCGAGAGTTCCGCCGTCTGCGCGAGCGGGTGAGGGCCGGGGCAGCCGCCTCGGCCGAGCTGGCGATCCCGGCGTTGGATCACAATCCGCCGGAATGGCGCAAGGTGCAGGGCCAGCCGGTGGCCGGCTTTCCCGGCTCCGTCCATTGGCGGATCGAGGATATCACCGCTCGGCGCGAGCTTGAGCATGTGATGCTGCGCGAGCAGGCCAAGCTTGCCGACTTCATGGAACATGCGCCGGTCGGCTTCTTCTCGGTCGACCAGAGCGGCCAATTCCTCTTCGTGAACGCCACGCTGGCCCAATGGCTGGACGCCGCGCCCGGCGACCTGACGGATGGCGAGGCGCGGTTGCACGGCATTCTGGCGGCACCGCCGCTCTCAGCCGCTCCCTATGACCTGTTCGACCATGGCGGCGGCGAGCAGCGCGGCGAGCTGACCATGGTCGGGCTGCGGGGCCGGCGGTTCCAGGTCGCGGTGGCTCAGAGTGTGGTGCATGCCGACGACGGCACCATCCACACCCGCTCGGTGGTGCGTGACCTGTCGCCCGAACGGGAGTGGCAGGAGGCGCTGCGCCTGTCCGAGCAGCGCTTCCAGCGCTTCTTCGAGGATGCGCCGATCGGCATCGCGCTGGTTGACGAGACCGGGCAGCTGACCGAATGCAACGAGGCCTTCCTGACGCTGATCGGCAGCGAGGCGGGCAGCGTCATCAACCGTCCGATGGCCGACCTGATCGTCCCGGCGGAGCGCGATGCGGTGATCGCCCGGCTGAAATCGGTGCAGGGCGGCGACGATCCGGCACACCCGCTTGAGGTGCGTCTGTCCGGCGGGCGGGAGTTGACCGCCCAGCTCTATGCCCGGCGCCTCGCCAATCCTGTGCGCACCGACGGCAGAGGGGACGGGACGCGCGGGGAGGGGGTCGGCCTGATCCTGCACTTCATCGACATGACCGAGCGCAAGAGCCTTGAGGCCCAGTTCGCCCAGTCACAGAAGATGCAGGCGGTCGGCCAGCTGGCCGGCGGCGTGGCGCACGACTTCAACAATCTGCTGACGGCGATGATCGGCTTCTGCGACCTGCTGCTGCTGCGGCACAAGCCGGGCGACCAGTCCTTCAGCGACATCATGCAGATCAAGCAGAACGCCAACCGCGCCGCCAATCTGGTGCGGCAACTGCTGGCCTTCTCGCGCCAACAGACCTTGCAGCCGCGCGTCATCAATGTGACCGACGTGCTGGCGGAACTGGCGAACCTGCTGCGCCGGCTGATCGGCGAGAACATCGAACTGAAGATGATCCACGGCCGTGACCTGGGGCTGGTCAAGGTCGACCAGAACCAGTTGGAACAGGTTATCATCAATCTGGTTGTCAATGCCCGCGACGCCATGGCCGGCGGCGGCAAGCTGACCATCAACACCACCAATCACGTCGTCAGCCAGCCGGAGCGACGGGAGCATGAGACGGTGCCGTCCGGCAGCTATGTCTCGATCGAGGTGATCGACACCGGCTGCGGCATCGCGCGCGAGAATCTCCAGCGCATCTTCGAGCCTTTCTATACGACCAAGGAGGTCGGGTCGGGCACCGGTCTCGGCCTGTCGACGGTGTACGGCATCGTGCGGCAGACCGGCGGCTTCGTGCTGGTCGATTCGGCGGTGGGGGAGGGGACGACCTTCACCATCCTGCTGCCGCACCACCAGGGGGAACTGCGTCCGGTCGACACGGCGGAGCCGCGCGAGCGGCGCGGCAGCGACCTGACCGGCAGCGGTACCATCCTGCTGGTGGAGGACGAGGACGCCGTGCGCGTCTTCTCCGCCCGCGCTCTGCGCAACAAGGGCTATCAAGTGCTGGAGGCCAAGAACGGCGAGGCGGCTTTGCAGCAGATCGAGACCAACGGTGCCTCGATCGACCTGCTGATCACCGACGTGGTGATGCCGCAGATGGACGGTCCGACCCTGGCCCGCCATGTCCGCAAGCTACGTCCGGAGATGCGGGTGATCTTCATTTCCGGCTATGCGGAGGATCGGCTGGGCGAGATCGATGGCGTCGAAGTCGCCCATTTCCTGCCCAAGCCCTTCTCGCTGAAACAGCTGGCGTCCAAGGTGAAGGAGGTCATCCGCGATGGGCGGTGA
- the recA gene encoding recombinase RecA — protein sequence MSSAQLRLVEKDSMDKQKALDAALSQIERAFGKGSIMKLGAKENLVETEVISTGSLGLDIALGIGGLPKGRIIEIYGPESSGKTTLALHAIAQAQKGGGTCAFVDAEHALDPSYARKLGVNIDELLISQPDAGEQALEIADTLVRSGAIDVLVVDSVAALVPRAELEGEMGDSHVGLHARLMSQALRKLTGSISKSNCLVIFINQIRLKIGVMFGNPETTTGGNALKFYASVRLDIRRIGSIKDRETVVGNQTRVKVVKNKMAPPFRVVEFDIMYGEGVSKVGELLDLGIQAGVVDKSGAWFSYDGTRIGQGRENAKNYLRNNPEVADAIEAKIRGNAGLVADAMMGTPEADGEASTPE from the coding sequence ATGTCGTCCGCACAGCTTCGTTTGGTCGAGAAGGATTCCATGGACAAGCAGAAGGCGCTCGATGCCGCCCTGAGCCAGATCGAACGCGCGTTCGGCAAGGGCTCGATCATGAAGCTCGGCGCCAAGGAGAACTTGGTCGAGACGGAGGTTATTTCCACCGGCTCTCTTGGTCTCGACATCGCGCTGGGCATCGGCGGCCTGCCGAAGGGCCGCATCATCGAAATCTACGGGCCGGAAAGCTCGGGCAAGACCACGCTGGCGCTGCACGCCATCGCCCAAGCCCAGAAGGGCGGCGGCACCTGCGCCTTCGTCGATGCGGAGCACGCGCTCGACCCGTCCTATGCCCGCAAGCTGGGCGTCAACATCGATGAGCTGCTGATCTCACAGCCGGATGCCGGCGAACAGGCGTTGGAGATCGCCGATACGCTGGTGCGTTCCGGCGCCATCGACGTGCTGGTGGTCGACTCGGTCGCAGCCCTGGTGCCGCGTGCCGAACTGGAAGGCGAGATGGGCGACAGCCATGTCGGCCTGCATGCCCGCCTGATGAGCCAGGCGCTGCGCAAGCTGACCGGCTCGATCTCCAAGTCGAACTGCCTGGTGATCTTCATCAACCAGATCCGCCTGAAGATCGGCGTGATGTTCGGCAACCCGGAGACGACGACCGGCGGCAACGCGCTGAAGTTCTACGCGTCCGTCCGCCTCGACATCCGCCGCATCGGTTCGATCAAGGACCGCGAGACCGTCGTGGGCAACCAGACCCGCGTCAAGGTGGTGAAGAACAAGATGGCCCCGCCCTTCCGCGTGGTCGAGTTCGACATCATGTATGGCGAAGGCGTGTCGAAGGTGGGCGAACTGCTCGATCTCGGCATCCAGGCGGGCGTCGTGGACAAGTCGGGCGCGTGGTTCAGCTATGACGGCACCCGCATCGGCCAGGGCCGTGAGAACGCCAAGAACTACCTGCGCAACAACCCCGAGGTCGCCGACGCGATCGAGGCCAAGATCCGTGGAAACGCCGGTCTGGTCGCCGACGCGATGATGGGCACCCCGGAAGCCGACGGCGAGGCATCTACGCCGGAGTAA
- a CDS encoding cupin domain-containing protein yields MINLIAESATLPQAWRSRVVGKIAGANLKVIRMDEAGIPSESHADFDEALFVLEGSMTLDVEGELISMAAGDFFVVPAGKSHRVLEGSRGVLFLIDAE; encoded by the coding sequence ATGATCAATCTGATTGCGGAATCTGCGACGCTGCCTCAGGCGTGGCGGTCGCGGGTCGTTGGCAAGATTGCTGGCGCCAATCTGAAAGTCATCCGCATGGATGAGGCCGGTATTCCATCGGAAAGCCATGCCGATTTCGACGAAGCGCTTTTTGTTCTGGAAGGCAGCATGACGCTCGACGTCGAAGGCGAACTGATCAGCATGGCGGCCGGTGACTTTTTCGTCGTCCCGGCGGGTAAAAGTCACAGGGTTCTGGAAGGAAGCCGAGGCGTCCTGTTCCTGATCGACGCAGAATAG
- a CDS encoding glycosyltransferase family 2 protein, translating to MRKSAFAVLILVILGNIAFWALWNRPVDERSWAGAITGVAYTPFHSDKSPSKGDKASADDIEKDMDALEGAVKAVRTYSTTDGSEMVAAIAGKHGLPVTAGAWTTGKPEIDEPELAGLIKLARANSNVRRVLVGNEAILRADLTVPQAIDYIKRVKKKVNVPVSIAEPWHVWLKHPELVEAVDFLAVHLLPYWEGVPVDQSVDYAMFRYNELKQKYPNKHILIGEIGWPADGPWRRGAEASQVNQAKFIRNFLNVAAQNKLDYFIMEAFDQPWKREIEGTAGTSWGLWDYQRNPKFPMIGGVHEIRNWEIKCATAIALGFLPLVFFLWRRSDLKIGGQIFYGALIQAVASVLVFTVSAASAAGLALTTEIAWGLLIFCQLVLFAVMLIDGMELTEVVWQHKFKRKFIPCSAAPLPNAAKVSIHVPCYNEPPHMVMQTLDALAKLDYPNYEVLLLDNNTKDPAVWRPIEEYCKKLGPKFRFFHLDNWPGFKAGALNFGLAQTAPDAEHIAVIDSDYQVHPDWLKATIPHFNRPEVGFVQSPQDYREWEHDLFQRMTNWEYAGFFHIGMIQRNERNAIIQHGTMTIIRKSALEKVGRWGEWCITEDADLGLRLFEHGYEAVYMPESYGKGLVPDSFSAYKTQRFRWAYGAVQILKHHWRQLSPGAKELTAGQKYHFITGWLPWFADAAHMVFGIAGILWSIGLMAFPKYFEFPPNVFMIPTLSVFAFKVGASLWLYEARVKCGFWDKVGAAVAGMALTHTVGRAMWLGIFTSGRPFVRTPKCENQPALMQAFLMAREELVLLVSLWGAALAIVMVFGHENRDAFMWSGLLVVQSLPYLAAFITALINVFPTIGFGKSKPEATDDAVGAGAGD from the coding sequence ATGCGCAAATCGGCCTTTGCGGTTCTGATCCTGGTGATCCTCGGCAACATCGCCTTCTGGGCGCTGTGGAACCGTCCGGTGGACGAGCGGTCCTGGGCCGGCGCCATCACCGGCGTCGCCTATACCCCCTTCCACTCGGACAAGAGCCCGTCGAAGGGGGACAAGGCGTCCGCCGACGATATCGAGAAGGACATGGACGCGCTGGAGGGCGCGGTAAAGGCCGTCCGCACCTACTCGACCACCGACGGCTCCGAAATGGTCGCGGCCATCGCCGGCAAGCATGGCCTGCCGGTCACAGCCGGCGCCTGGACCACGGGCAAGCCGGAGATCGACGAGCCCGAACTGGCCGGCCTGATCAAGCTCGCCCGCGCCAACAGCAACGTCCGCCGCGTGCTGGTCGGCAACGAGGCGATTCTGCGCGCCGATCTGACCGTTCCGCAGGCCATCGACTACATCAAGCGGGTGAAGAAGAAGGTCAACGTCCCGGTCTCCATCGCGGAGCCGTGGCACGTCTGGCTGAAGCATCCGGAACTGGTCGAGGCGGTCGATTTCCTCGCCGTCCACCTGCTGCCCTATTGGGAAGGCGTGCCGGTCGACCAATCGGTCGACTACGCCATGTTCCGCTACAACGAGCTGAAGCAGAAGTATCCGAACAAGCACATCCTGATCGGCGAGATCGGCTGGCCGGCCGATGGCCCGTGGCGCCGTGGCGCCGAGGCCAGCCAGGTCAATCAGGCCAAGTTCATCCGCAATTTCCTGAACGTCGCCGCCCAGAACAAGCTCGACTATTTCATCATGGAGGCCTTCGACCAGCCCTGGAAACGGGAGATCGAAGGCACTGCCGGCACCAGCTGGGGCCTGTGGGACTATCAGCGCAACCCCAAATTTCCTATGATCGGCGGGGTGCACGAGATCCGCAACTGGGAGATCAAGTGCGCCACTGCCATCGCGCTGGGTTTCCTGCCGCTGGTGTTCTTCCTGTGGCGCCGCAGCGACCTGAAGATCGGCGGCCAGATCTTCTACGGCGCGCTGATCCAGGCTGTCGCCTCCGTCCTGGTCTTCACCGTCAGCGCCGCCTCGGCCGCCGGCCTCGCGCTGACCACCGAAATCGCCTGGGGCCTGCTGATCTTCTGCCAGCTGGTGCTGTTCGCGGTGATGCTGATCGACGGCATGGAACTGACCGAGGTCGTCTGGCAGCACAAGTTCAAGCGCAAGTTCATCCCCTGCTCTGCCGCCCCGCTGCCCAATGCCGCGAAGGTGTCGATCCATGTGCCCTGCTACAACGAGCCGCCGCACATGGTCATGCAGACGCTGGACGCGCTGGCCAAACTCGACTACCCGAATTACGAAGTCCTGCTGCTCGACAACAACACCAAGGATCCGGCTGTCTGGCGCCCGATCGAGGAATACTGCAAAAAGCTGGGGCCGAAGTTCCGCTTCTTCCACCTCGACAACTGGCCGGGCTTCAAGGCGGGTGCGCTGAATTTCGGTCTGGCGCAGACAGCGCCCGACGCCGAACACATCGCCGTCATCGACAGCGACTATCAGGTCCATCCCGACTGGCTGAAGGCGACCATCCCGCACTTCAACCGGCCGGAGGTCGGCTTCGTCCAGTCGCCGCAGGACTATCGCGAGTGGGAACACGACCTGTTCCAGCGCATGACCAACTGGGAATATGCCGGCTTCTTCCACATCGGCATGATCCAGCGCAACGAGCGCAACGCGATCATCCAGCACGGCACCATGACCATCATCCGCAAGTCGGCCCTGGAAAAGGTCGGCCGCTGGGGCGAATGGTGCATCACCGAGGACGCCGACCTCGGCCTGCGCCTGTTCGAGCATGGCTATGAGGCGGTCTATATGCCGGAAAGCTACGGCAAGGGCCTCGTTCCCGACAGCTTCTCCGCTTACAAGACGCAACGCTTCCGCTGGGCCTATGGCGCCGTGCAGATCCTGAAGCACCATTGGCGCCAGCTGTCGCCTGGTGCCAAGGAGCTGACCGCCGGCCAGAAATATCACTTCATCACCGGCTGGCTGCCCTGGTTCGCCGACGCCGCCCACATGGTGTTCGGCATCGCCGGCATCCTGTGGTCGATCGGCCTGATGGCCTTCCCGAAATATTTCGAGTTCCCGCCCAACGTCTTCATGATCCCGACGCTCAGCGTCTTCGCCTTCAAGGTCGGCGCCTCGCTCTGGCTCTACGAGGCGCGGGTGAAGTGCGGCTTCTGGGACAAGGTCGGGGCGGCGGTGGCCGGCATGGCGCTGACCCACACGGTCGGCCGCGCCATGTGGCTCGGCATCTTCACCTCCGGCCGGCCCTTCGTCCGCACGCCGAAGTGCGAGAACCAGCCGGCGCTGATGCAGGCCTTCCTGATGGCGCGCGAGGAACTGGTGCTGCTGGTCTCGCTGTGGGGAGCTGCGCTGGCGATCGTCATGGTCTTCGGCCATGAGAACCGCGACGCCTTCATGTGGTCGGGCCTGCTGGTGGTTCAGTCGCTGCCTTATCTGGCCGCCTTCATCACCGCGCTGATCAACGTCTTCCCCACCATCGGCTTCGGCAAGAGCAAGCCGGAAGCCACCGACGACGCCGTCGGCGCCGGGGCTGGCGACTGA
- a CDS encoding HIT domain-containing protein, which translates to MFSLNERLQADTYHVTDLALCRVLLMNNRLWPWLILVPMREGGVEIHRLEEVDQLMLMREIAQASRVVERLFAPDKMNVGALGNMVPQLHIHVIGRTRGDPAWPGPVWGSGHAEPYEPEAAAALVQRLADALHAEE; encoded by the coding sequence ATGTTTTCCCTTAACGAACGGCTACAGGCCGACACCTATCACGTGACCGATCTGGCGCTCTGCCGGGTTTTGCTGATGAACAACCGGCTTTGGCCGTGGCTGATCCTGGTGCCGATGCGCGAGGGGGGCGTGGAGATCCATCGGCTGGAGGAGGTCGATCAATTGATGCTCATGCGCGAGATCGCACAGGCATCCCGCGTGGTGGAGCGGCTGTTCGCGCCGGACAAGATGAATGTCGGGGCGCTGGGCAACATGGTGCCGCAGCTGCACATCCATGTGATCGGGCGGACGCGAGGCGATCCGGCATGGCCGGGCCCGGTTTGGGGTTCCGGCCATGCCGAGCCGTACGAGCCGGAAGCGGCGGCGGCCCTTGTGCAACGGCTGGCCGACGCCCTGCACGCGGAGGAATGA
- a CDS encoding di-heme-cytochrome C peroxidase produces MKASRLSILAAAGLLPLTLLGACAPSLPTTAPIKEAVWLDQNWKPGERYWYHHASQGTSTFPVPYSWFMALEQPEIQVFGEPKMLADESYMQRFGFIPSPKRLGGGTARDYGYGAEPGSAKAVLATYNQSEEEVNPDGLPVGFARTKGYIDPTTGKPLPDQIGLTCAACHTGHIEYNGVSLRIDGAPAVTNLDALTAALGYSLAYTKILPGRFDRFADRVLGPDRTAEQTAALREQFDQTLTTLETLAKRGAAQNGNPAVVEGFNRLDALTRIGNAVFTNDLLNGKVEFDPFTNVAAITAPVKYPHIWNASWFDWVQYDASIMQPMVRNAGEAMGVAARVNLSNPDRKLYASSVPIDNLHRMEELLAGLNPFIRRPDGGVIGFQGLTAPKWPQAVLGTVDEAKRARGEGLYREMCQGCHLPPVNTPAFWDAKYWTKPNAAKQSYLKLTPINVGTDPAQANILQTRTVQLPTFLKVDPSSLCNGKPGEPVTRTTFAAALGYVVQKTVDTAYDENKVPPAKRQEMNGFRPNCLQAEAGYKARPLDGIWAAAPYLHNGSVPSLYDLLSPIAERPKTFCLGLRSFDPVKVGYKTDCADGTFTLDTSIPGNTNVGHQFVGSGVAGSGIIGRGLSEQERWDLVEYLKTL; encoded by the coding sequence ATGAAAGCGTCTCGCCTGTCGATCCTGGCGGCAGCCGGCCTGCTGCCGCTGACCCTGCTCGGCGCCTGTGCGCCATCATTGCCAACGACAGCCCCCATCAAGGAGGCCGTCTGGCTCGACCAGAACTGGAAGCCCGGCGAACGCTATTGGTACCACCATGCCAGCCAGGGCACATCGACCTTCCCGGTCCCCTATTCCTGGTTCATGGCGCTGGAGCAACCGGAGATCCAGGTTTTCGGCGAACCCAAGATGCTGGCCGACGAATCCTACATGCAGCGATTCGGCTTCATCCCCAGCCCGAAGCGGCTGGGCGGCGGGACGGCGCGGGATTACGGCTATGGCGCGGAGCCCGGATCGGCCAAGGCCGTGCTGGCCACCTACAACCAGTCGGAGGAGGAGGTCAACCCGGACGGGCTGCCGGTGGGCTTCGCCCGCACCAAGGGCTACATCGACCCGACGACCGGCAAGCCGCTGCCCGACCAGATCGGCCTGACCTGCGCCGCCTGCCACACCGGACATATCGAGTATAACGGCGTCAGCCTGCGAATCGACGGCGCGCCGGCCGTGACCAATCTGGACGCGCTGACCGCCGCGCTGGGCTATTCCCTGGCCTACACCAAGATCCTGCCGGGGCGGTTCGACCGCTTCGCCGACCGCGTGCTCGGCCCCGACCGCACGGCCGAACAGACCGCCGCCCTGCGCGAGCAGTTCGATCAGACGCTGACCACCCTGGAAACCCTGGCCAAGCGCGGCGCGGCGCAGAACGGCAATCCGGCGGTCGTCGAGGGGTTCAACCGGCTGGATGCCCTGACCCGCATCGGCAACGCCGTCTTCACCAACGACCTGCTGAACGGCAAGGTGGAGTTCGACCCCTTCACCAACGTGGCGGCCATCACCGCACCGGTGAAATACCCGCACATCTGGAACGCATCCTGGTTCGACTGGGTTCAGTACGACGCCTCGATCATGCAGCCGATGGTGCGCAACGCCGGCGAGGCGATGGGCGTGGCCGCGCGGGTGAACCTGTCCAACCCGGACCGCAAGCTCTATGCGTCCTCCGTGCCGATCGACAACCTCCACAGGATGGAGGAACTGCTGGCCGGTCTGAACCCGTTCATCCGCAGGCCGGACGGCGGCGTGATCGGCTTCCAGGGCCTGACCGCCCCGAAATGGCCGCAGGCGGTGCTCGGCACTGTCGACGAGGCCAAGCGGGCGCGCGGCGAGGGGCTGTACCGCGAGATGTGCCAGGGATGCCATCTTCCGCCGGTCAACACCCCGGCCTTCTGGGACGCGAAATACTGGACCAAGCCGAACGCGGCCAAGCAGAGCTACCTGAAGCTCACGCCGATCAATGTCGGCACCGATCCCGCCCAGGCCAACATCCTGCAGACCCGGACGGTCCAGCTTCCCACCTTCCTGAAGGTCGATCCGTCCAGCCTGTGCAACGGCAAGCCGGGCGAGCCGGTCACCCGGACCACTTTCGCCGCGGCGCTCGGCTATGTCGTCCAGAAGACGGTCGATACCGCCTATGACGAGAACAAGGTTCCGCCCGCCAAGCGGCAGGAGATGAATGGCTTCCGTCCCAACTGCCTGCAGGCGGAGGCCGGTTACAAGGCCCGTCCGCTGGATGGGATCTGGGCCGCTGCCCCCTACCTGCACAACGGCTCGGTGCCCAGCCTCTACGACCTGCTGTCGCCGATCGCGGAGCGGCCGAAGACCTTCTGCCTTGGCCTGCGCAGCTTCGATCCGGTCAAGGTCGGCTACAAGACCGACTGCGCCGACGGGACCTTCACCCTCGACACCTCCATCCCCGGCAACACCAATGTCGGGCACCAGTTCGTCGGCTCCGGTGTCGCCGGCAGCGGCATCATCGGACGCGGCCTGTCCGAGCAGGAGCGCTGGGATCTGGTGGAATATCTGAAGACCCTGTAA
- a CDS encoding ACT domain-containing protein: protein MDELIRNAPLARRLAIGDRRAMGDAPSVADEVAADRGKLAELVGCLFDGDASVRMRAADALERVSRGNPLWLDAHVEHLLTDAVAIEQAEVRWHIAQIIPRLTMTDEQRRQAAILLADWFENSPSRIVQTSALQAVVDLAESDAGLRATSAEMLGRAMRSGVPSLAARARRILKPFEVDEATLTAALVREQTGLTLTILPDRLAVAQLPPGSGLPDWLDWTDPLVGATRTGEELSILCREDRVPDGVKAERGWRAFRVEGVLDFSLFGILARIAVPLAQAHLPIFAISTYNTDYVLVRADDLEKAADILALTCTVKR, encoded by the coding sequence ATGGATGAGTTGATCCGCAACGCCCCGCTCGCCCGCCGGCTGGCGATCGGCGACCGGCGGGCAATGGGCGACGCCCCCTCCGTCGCCGACGAGGTGGCGGCCGACAGGGGCAAGCTGGCAGAGCTGGTCGGATGCCTGTTCGACGGCGACGCCAGCGTGCGCATGCGGGCCGCCGACGCGCTGGAACGGGTGTCGCGCGGCAATCCCCTCTGGCTAGACGCCCATGTCGAACATCTGCTGACCGATGCCGTCGCCATCGAACAGGCGGAGGTGCGCTGGCACATCGCCCAGATCATCCCGCGCCTGACCATGACCGATGAGCAGCGGCGTCAGGCCGCCATCCTGCTGGCCGACTGGTTCGAGAACAGCCCCAGCCGCATCGTCCAGACCAGCGCCTTGCAGGCCGTGGTCGATCTCGCCGAATCGGACGCGGGCCTGCGCGCCACCTCGGCGGAGATGCTGGGCCGCGCCATGCGTTCCGGCGTGCCGTCGCTGGCCGCGCGTGCCCGCCGCATCCTGAAGCCCTTCGAGGTGGACGAGGCGACACTGACCGCCGCCTTGGTGCGCGAGCAGACCGGACTGACCCTGACGATCCTGCCCGATCGTCTGGCGGTGGCCCAGTTGCCGCCGGGCAGTGGTCTGCCCGACTGGCTCGACTGGACCGACCCGCTGGTCGGCGCCACCCGCACCGGGGAGGAACTGTCGATCCTCTGCCGCGAGGACCGCGTGCCCGACGGCGTGAAGGCAGAACGGGGCTGGCGCGCCTTCCGGGTGGAAGGCGTCCTCGATTTCTCCCTGTTCGGCATCCTGGCCCGAATCGCCGTGCCCTTGGCCCAGGCCCATCTGCCGATCTTCGCAATCTCCACCTACAACACCGACTATGTGCTGGTCCGCGCCGACGACCTGGAGAAGGCGGCGGACATTCTGGCGCTGACCTGCACGGTAAAGCGCTAA